From Streptomyces fungicidicus, one genomic window encodes:
- a CDS encoding lanthionine synthetase C family protein — MTTLAATAAAILEQYTAHLAEPPPSPPEEPWAVQSLADGAAGISLLHIETASRYGGSWLSAHRWITSAASGPISAADQTGLFLGAPAVGFLLSAVPPAYQHLYASARTILHQHITDLANRRVDAALARIDRGDLPTFAEYDLFYGLTGIGAYLLRTEPAGPALERILQYLVALTRPLAPKGRGLPGWWVRHDPARGESPHFPGGHGNFGAAHGITGPLLLLAQALRRGITVHGHQDAMFTICAHLDAWCQHGDSGPWWPEHISRRDFDRGRPHHDAPARPSWCYGTTGIARAGQLAGLALRSPTLQKFHEHALYRALCDPAQLALVTDNGLCHGWAGIYQTAHRAAADALDPRLHALPERLGDTLTASGQPGSSPAPGLINGAAGTALALTTFASQQAPSTGWDACLLIN, encoded by the coding sequence ATGACCACACTGGCCGCCACCGCCGCAGCGATCCTGGAGCAGTACACCGCCCATCTGGCGGAACCCCCTCCCTCGCCCCCGGAGGAGCCCTGGGCGGTGCAGTCGCTCGCCGACGGCGCCGCCGGAATCAGCCTGCTGCACATCGAGACGGCCAGCCGGTACGGCGGCTCCTGGCTTTCCGCCCACCGATGGATCACGAGCGCGGCCTCCGGGCCCATCAGCGCGGCCGACCAGACGGGCCTGTTCCTCGGCGCCCCGGCCGTCGGCTTCCTCCTTAGCGCCGTCCCTCCGGCCTACCAGCATCTGTACGCTTCGGCGCGCACGATCCTGCACCAGCACATCACTGACCTCGCCAACCGCCGCGTGGACGCCGCGCTCGCCCGCATCGACAGGGGAGACCTTCCGACCTTCGCGGAGTACGACCTCTTCTACGGCCTCACGGGGATCGGCGCCTACCTCCTGCGCACCGAGCCCGCGGGCCCAGCCCTGGAGAGGATCTTGCAGTACCTCGTCGCCCTGACCCGGCCGCTCGCCCCCAAAGGGCGAGGGCTCCCCGGCTGGTGGGTCCGCCACGACCCGGCACGCGGCGAGTCCCCCCACTTCCCCGGCGGACACGGCAACTTCGGTGCCGCGCACGGCATCACTGGCCCGCTCCTCCTCCTGGCCCAGGCCCTGCGCCGCGGCATCACCGTCCACGGCCACCAGGACGCCATGTTCACCATCTGCGCCCACCTCGACGCCTGGTGCCAGCACGGTGACTCCGGCCCCTGGTGGCCCGAACACATCTCGCGGCGCGATTTCGACCGCGGACGCCCCCACCACGACGCCCCCGCCCGTCCGAGCTGGTGCTACGGCACGACAGGCATTGCACGGGCCGGCCAGCTCGCCGGGCTCGCCCTGCGCTCGCCCACGCTCCAGAAGTTCCACGAGCACGCCCTGTACCGGGCCTTGTGCGATCCCGCGCAACTCGCCCTGGTCACCGACAACGGCCTCTGCCACGGATGGGCGGGCATCTATCAGACCGCTCACCGCGCGGCCGCAGACGCGCTCGACCCACGGCTGCACGCCCTCCCGGAACGCCTTGGTGACACCCTCACCGCATCCGGCCAGCCCGGCTCCTCACCGGCTCCCGGCCTGATCAACGGTGCCGCCGGCACCGCGCTCGCTCTCACCACCTTCGCCTCGCAGCAGGCGCCGAGCACTGGATGGGACGCATGTCTTTTGATCAACTGA
- a CDS encoding relaxase/mobilization nuclease domain-containing protein, giving the protein MVPDVSTGDRSRGLLSYLFGPGRRNEHTDPHIVAAFAMPGINDPGRIPLDQHHDALSELADYLDQPVKLREQRLGKKVPQHMWHCPVRTAPGDRYLTDEEWAEVARRIVHATGIAEHGDDAACRWIAVRHAEDHIHIMATGVREDGRRPRNKGDGRRAQAECRRIEAELGLRRLKSGDATAPKTPTGPEVAKAERQGHKNTARVWLREHAYAAAAAARDEDEFFAVLTSLGLKVRPRLGPVTGEVTGYSLATADDTDAKGEPIFYSGSALAPDLSLNRLRERFGPAEGEAAGQATALHASRAEAGDSWRHADGKLRTAYALVTRANGETAGGEVDAQVQAQVAAFAKLLRNTAVSAPRQLRAELQAAAIAFNRANRSAIRAEHRAADALRQAGRTLLTAPTGKDGDFVAAALASAVFLLIALTEWHAQRGHEQQAAAAQQSLVHLRAARQQVARPALAQLAARAPSPQAQDRLAAAVRATIPEHAHRILADPAWPALATALAQAESAGTPTRRALADLSGQRELDTADRPAEILVWRLRNATAERVSQRVRSAATRSARSTHLPPDTGAPAVPVVQPQPADVNRRRPSR; this is encoded by the coding sequence GTGGTGCCTGACGTCTCCACCGGCGACCGCAGCCGCGGCCTCCTCTCCTACCTCTTCGGCCCCGGCCGCCGTAACGAGCACACCGACCCGCACATCGTCGCCGCGTTCGCGATGCCCGGCATCAACGACCCCGGCCGCATTCCCCTCGACCAACACCACGACGCTCTCAGCGAACTGGCCGACTACCTCGACCAGCCGGTGAAGCTTCGCGAACAGCGGCTGGGCAAGAAGGTGCCGCAGCACATGTGGCACTGCCCCGTCCGCACCGCACCGGGCGACCGCTACCTCACCGACGAAGAGTGGGCCGAGGTCGCCCGCCGCATCGTCCACGCCACTGGCATCGCCGAACACGGTGACGACGCGGCCTGCAGGTGGATCGCCGTACGGCACGCCGAGGACCATATTCACATCATGGCGACCGGTGTCCGAGAAGACGGCCGCCGCCCCCGCAACAAGGGTGACGGCCGACGGGCCCAGGCCGAATGCCGCAGAATCGAGGCAGAACTCGGCCTGCGCCGGCTGAAGTCCGGTGACGCGACAGCGCCGAAGACGCCGACCGGGCCGGAGGTCGCCAAGGCCGAGCGGCAGGGCCACAAGAACACAGCACGGGTCTGGCTTCGCGAGCACGCCTACGCCGCCGCAGCGGCAGCCCGCGACGAGGACGAGTTCTTCGCCGTGCTGACGTCTCTCGGGCTCAAGGTCCGACCCCGTCTCGGTCCCGTCACCGGGGAAGTCACCGGCTACAGCCTCGCCACCGCCGACGACACCGATGCCAAGGGCGAGCCCATCTTCTACAGCGGCTCCGCACTCGCTCCGGACCTGTCCCTGAACCGGCTCCGCGAGCGCTTCGGTCCGGCCGAAGGCGAGGCTGCAGGGCAGGCCACAGCGTTGCACGCGAGCCGGGCAGAGGCAGGCGACTCCTGGCGGCACGCTGATGGGAAGCTGCGCACCGCCTATGCGCTCGTCACCAGGGCCAACGGCGAAACGGCAGGAGGTGAAGTCGATGCCCAAGTGCAGGCTCAGGTTGCGGCATTCGCCAAGCTGCTGCGCAACACCGCAGTCTCGGCGCCGCGCCAGCTCCGGGCTGAACTGCAAGCGGCAGCCATCGCCTTCAACCGCGCCAACCGCTCCGCCATCCGAGCCGAGCACCGGGCCGCCGACGCCCTGCGTCAGGCCGGAAGGACGCTGCTGACCGCACCCACCGGCAAGGACGGCGACTTCGTCGCTGCGGCGCTCGCCTCAGCCGTCTTCCTACTCATCGCCCTCACCGAGTGGCACGCCCAGCGCGGTCACGAGCAGCAGGCGGCAGCCGCCCAGCAGTCCCTCGTCCACCTCCGGGCCGCCCGACAGCAGGTTGCCCGGCCGGCCCTTGCTCAGCTCGCCGCACGCGCCCCGAGTCCCCAAGCACAGGATCGGCTCGCGGCAGCCGTCCGAGCTACGATCCCCGAGCACGCACACCGCATCCTGGCCGACCCGGCTTGGCCCGCGCTGGCCACCGCCCTCGCCCAGGCCGAGTCCGCTGGCACCCCGACCCGCCGGGCCTTGGCCGACCTGTCCGGGCAACGGGAACTCGACACCGCGGACCGACCGGCCGAGATCCTGGTCTGGCGTCTGCGTAACGCCACCGCCGAGCGAGTCAGCCAGCGGGTGCGGAGCGCGGCCACCCGCAGTGCTCGCAGCACCCACCTGCCGCCGGACACGGGTGCACCCGCTGTTCCGGTCGTGCAGCCGCAACCGGCGGACGTGAACCGCCGACGTCCGAGCCGCTGA
- a CDS encoding FxLD family lanthipeptide, with amino-acid sequence MTSATLAPPAPLAGLDDDFAPLDVKVVIAEHAYGKLMCSTGDGCGTTCATGASACGSFTEDPA; translated from the coding sequence ATGACGAGCGCCACCCTGGCCCCGCCCGCCCCGCTGGCGGGCCTGGACGACGACTTCGCGCCCCTGGACGTGAAGGTCGTCATCGCCGAGCACGCGTACGGCAAGCTCATGTGCTCAACGGGCGACGGCTGCGGCACCACCTGCGCGACCGGCGCCTCCGCCTGCGGCTCCTTCACGGAGGACCCCGCCTGA
- a CDS encoding DUF6415 family natural product biosynthesis protein, with protein sequence MSTTVAPKRPAEEWKPPLDADGLRLVLDRFRVWKPLDIEEVFDDLDAVIGDHSPPVATTVALVDRLRSHLKQLSDITVADDRFPPTAEMTRLVERARPLREECTPAAHQQAVGLARRFAFVTADLIEELIEARYIKGTE encoded by the coding sequence GTGAGCACCACAGTGGCTCCGAAACGCCCAGCCGAGGAGTGGAAGCCACCGCTCGACGCAGACGGCTTACGGCTCGTGCTGGACCGATTCCGAGTCTGGAAGCCGCTCGACATCGAAGAGGTCTTCGACGATCTCGACGCGGTGATTGGCGATCACTCCCCGCCCGTTGCGACGACCGTCGCCCTGGTCGACCGCCTCCGCAGCCACCTGAAGCAGCTCAGCGACATCACGGTGGCTGACGACAGGTTTCCGCCCACCGCCGAGATGACCCGACTCGTCGAGCGAGCGCGCCCCCTGCGGGAGGAGTGCACGCCGGCCGCCCATCAGCAGGCTGTCGGACTCGCCCGGCGTTTCGCCTTCGTGACCGCTGACCTGATCGAAGAGTTGATCGAGGCCCGCTACATCAAGGGGACCGAGTGA
- a CDS encoding helix-turn-helix domain-containing protein: protein MGANLVLQRRLAQLGFTQEELADRLNAALQEITGRPGEISSRTVRNLLNGSSRRPIGRTCAALERVFGCPVADLGFSAPSSMQHPPEGPVRRRDFIVSTTGTAAAAVPVVKQRRSVGMADVARASASMNQLVEADDRQGGHVSLATAALEARAKVLELQQRNASERVRRALYALAAEFTTIAAWSCIDLRDLDTAQTYLHESSTFAGLSQDPPTGMRMWVNMAMLAYQRKNWPEQLAAAQAANASPAARRDPFFGSMGRVRLALAHSSLGDLRAARRALGTAQETFRKAAEDERPRWTAFYGPAELNHLAAIILNRNGEPAEAEAMAHRALAKIPAEFQRNRALATCQLALAQLRQGEPEQATATAATVFTIMEGAPLPGRMRTLIGDFHRDLFRLAPSTTYARDWADRMRDEWSRT, encoded by the coding sequence ATGGGAGCGAATCTCGTTCTTCAGCGTCGATTGGCTCAACTCGGTTTTACGCAGGAGGAGTTGGCGGATCGACTGAACGCTGCCCTGCAGGAGATCACCGGTCGGCCCGGTGAAATCTCCTCCCGGACGGTCCGTAACCTGCTCAACGGATCGAGCCGACGTCCAATCGGACGCACTTGCGCCGCACTTGAGCGTGTGTTCGGCTGCCCCGTGGCGGACTTAGGGTTCAGCGCACCCAGCTCCATGCAACATCCTCCGGAGGGCCCCGTGCGGCGTCGCGACTTCATCGTTTCCACCACCGGAACGGCAGCCGCAGCCGTTCCGGTCGTCAAGCAACGTCGGTCGGTAGGCATGGCGGACGTAGCCCGCGCCTCGGCCAGCATGAACCAGCTGGTGGAGGCCGACGACCGCCAGGGCGGACACGTCTCCCTGGCGACCGCAGCCCTCGAAGCTCGCGCCAAGGTGCTGGAGCTTCAGCAACGGAACGCCAGCGAACGCGTGCGCCGCGCCCTGTACGCGCTTGCGGCCGAGTTCACCACCATCGCCGCCTGGTCGTGCATCGACCTACGCGATCTGGACACGGCCCAGACGTACCTGCACGAGTCGTCCACGTTCGCCGGCCTCTCCCAGGACCCGCCCACGGGCATGCGCATGTGGGTCAACATGGCCATGCTCGCCTACCAGCGGAAGAACTGGCCGGAACAGCTCGCGGCAGCGCAGGCGGCCAACGCCTCCCCCGCCGCCCGCAGGGATCCGTTCTTCGGCTCCATGGGCCGCGTCCGCCTCGCGCTCGCCCATTCGTCACTGGGGGACCTGCGAGCCGCTCGGCGGGCCCTGGGCACAGCGCAAGAGACCTTTCGGAAGGCGGCCGAGGACGAGCGTCCCCGGTGGACCGCGTTCTACGGGCCCGCCGAACTCAACCACCTCGCGGCGATCATCCTCAACCGCAACGGAGAACCCGCCGAAGCCGAGGCGATGGCGCACCGAGCCCTGGCGAAAATCCCGGCGGAGTTCCAGCGCAACCGCGCGCTGGCCACCTGCCAACTCGCGCTGGCACAACTCCGCCAGGGAGAGCCCGAGCAGGCCACAGCGACCGCGGCCACCGTCTTCACGATCATGGAGGGCGCTCCATTACCGGGGCGCATGCGCACCCTGATCGGAGACTTCCACCGAGACCTGTTCCGGCTGGCGCCGTCGACGACGTACGCACGCGACTGGGCAGACCGAATGCGAGATGAATGGAGTCGAACGTGA
- a CDS encoding lantibiotic dehydratase, whose amino-acid sequence MASRTVADYQWQGAALLRATTSPGPADIPRILDLDMAVTRGWLNRIWQREDFRSALGLATPVLSDAIEAVVQGRQTEPRHVRRTAVSTVSYLLRWQHRPTPLGLFAGTGPVTVGPRATARWRDKHRVLIRPDSEWVTDLVLRLQRTPALLKRLPLVANNAAHTRGDRLVAPGPPSDGYAVLLAPVEISVRNARPVAAAMSAARTPIPYGNLHGHLRDGFPQAAPEQIDALLTSLVEQQFLITSLWAPMTTVDAFQHLCHELERHGADGIPEVRDLVHELYALRDEMSAHQPTLSDTNVSATAARMRALTPVTRTPLLIDTALDCETQLPQAVIAEAQAAVSALYRTTPQPYGYQHWRDYHRRFRARYGVGALVPVMDLVADSGLGLPAGYIGSERGAALKVRTERDELLLALMQQVLLDGRDELRLTDDMVNALEKAAGADERLFVPRVEAAFEVHAPSTRALSNGTFDLLLTAAPRPGSSMAGRFAHVLPPEHQDALATTYRGAPDGLTAQLVFPPRRHRNENVTRTPRLLSHVIELSGHQESNETTVRLADIAVTADPRSFQLVQLSTGRRIDVRVLHALEGGTQTPPLARFLAEVAHGRYAAYKPFDFGAGSRLPFLPRVRYRRTILMQARWLLMANDLPGRKAPRQEWEDAFTAWQERLRVPMQVAVIEYDQRLPLDLCHPVHLRVLRAHLDNARRVELREVSDADAHGWIGRAHEIWLSLGRAEPDTPYVPRPLPATVTATRRHFPGAGGVLLAQLHAHPRRYDEILSYHLPHLLAAFGEEPPTWWFTRHREMARPDADQHLDLTLHLPPDTHGASSQYVRAWADNLHRMGLASGLVLGPYQPQTGRFGHGPVMDAAHQVFAADSAAALAQIQLTERPDAFAPQALAAASALRLVTPLAPDAAAAEEWLVRSLPQGTGRLSRTLRSQVLELAAPNGTSALAALPGGPQVTEAWRARATAVDTYRTALAGERDPLDVARSLLHQHHVRALGVDPRTEETTIRLVRTAALQHRMAAR is encoded by the coding sequence ATGGCTTCCCGAACAGTCGCCGACTACCAGTGGCAGGGCGCCGCTCTGCTGCGCGCCACCACCAGCCCCGGGCCGGCAGACATCCCCCGCATCCTCGACCTGGACATGGCCGTCACCCGCGGGTGGCTGAACCGCATCTGGCAGCGCGAGGACTTCCGCAGCGCGCTGGGGCTGGCCACCCCCGTCCTGTCCGACGCCATCGAGGCAGTCGTCCAGGGCCGGCAGACCGAGCCCCGTCACGTCCGCCGCACCGCCGTATCGACGGTTTCCTACCTCCTGCGGTGGCAGCACCGGCCCACCCCGCTCGGGCTGTTCGCCGGCACCGGTCCCGTGACGGTCGGGCCCCGGGCGACCGCGCGGTGGCGCGACAAGCACCGCGTGCTGATCCGGCCGGACTCCGAGTGGGTCACCGACCTGGTCCTCCGGCTCCAGCGCACCCCCGCGTTACTGAAGCGGCTCCCGCTCGTCGCCAACAATGCCGCCCACACTCGGGGCGATCGGCTCGTGGCGCCGGGCCCGCCCTCCGATGGCTACGCCGTCCTTCTGGCCCCGGTCGAGATATCTGTCCGCAACGCCCGACCGGTGGCCGCCGCGATGAGCGCGGCCCGAACCCCCATCCCCTACGGCAATCTTCACGGCCACCTGCGCGACGGCTTCCCGCAGGCCGCCCCGGAGCAGATCGACGCTCTTCTCACAAGCCTGGTCGAGCAGCAGTTCCTCATCACCAGCCTGTGGGCGCCCATGACCACGGTGGACGCCTTCCAGCACCTGTGCCACGAGCTGGAACGGCACGGCGCGGACGGCATCCCCGAGGTGCGGGACCTGGTCCACGAGCTGTACGCGCTGCGCGACGAAATGTCCGCCCACCAGCCGACGCTCTCCGACACCAACGTGAGCGCCACCGCCGCGCGGATGCGCGCCCTCACCCCCGTCACGCGGACACCGCTGCTCATTGACACCGCCCTCGACTGCGAGACCCAGCTCCCGCAGGCCGTGATTGCGGAAGCGCAGGCAGCCGTGTCGGCCCTCTACCGGACCACCCCACAGCCCTACGGCTACCAGCACTGGCGCGACTACCACCGCCGGTTCCGGGCCCGGTACGGCGTCGGCGCCCTCGTACCGGTGATGGACCTGGTTGCCGACAGCGGCCTCGGGCTCCCCGCCGGATACATCGGCTCCGAACGCGGGGCCGCCCTGAAGGTGCGCACCGAACGCGACGAACTGCTGCTCGCGCTGATGCAGCAAGTCCTCCTCGATGGCCGTGACGAACTGCGGCTGACGGACGACATGGTCAACGCCCTGGAGAAGGCCGCCGGAGCGGACGAGCGGCTGTTCGTGCCCCGGGTGGAGGCCGCCTTCGAGGTCCACGCCCCCAGCACCCGGGCGCTGTCCAACGGCACCTTCGACCTCCTGCTCACCGCGGCACCCCGCCCCGGCAGCAGCATGGCGGGCCGGTTCGCCCACGTCCTGCCGCCCGAGCACCAAGACGCCCTCGCCACCACTTATCGAGGGGCGCCGGATGGCCTCACGGCACAGCTCGTGTTCCCGCCGCGCCGACACCGCAACGAGAACGTCACCCGCACACCGCGGCTGCTGTCGCACGTCATCGAGTTGTCCGGCCACCAAGAGAGCAACGAGACGACGGTCCGGCTCGCCGACATCGCCGTTACCGCTGACCCGCGCAGTTTCCAGCTCGTGCAGCTCTCCACCGGCCGGCGCATCGACGTGCGGGTCCTGCACGCCCTGGAAGGCGGGACCCAGACCCCGCCGCTGGCCCGGTTCCTCGCCGAGGTGGCACACGGGCGGTACGCCGCCTACAAGCCGTTCGATTTCGGCGCCGGCTCCCGGCTCCCGTTCCTCCCCCGGGTCCGCTACCGCCGCACCATCCTCATGCAGGCCCGATGGCTGCTGATGGCCAACGACCTGCCCGGGCGGAAGGCTCCGCGGCAGGAGTGGGAGGACGCCTTCACCGCCTGGCAGGAGCGGCTGCGGGTTCCGATGCAGGTCGCTGTCATCGAGTACGACCAGCGCCTCCCCCTCGACCTGTGCCACCCGGTCCACCTCCGGGTCCTTCGCGCCCATCTCGACAACGCCCGGCGCGTGGAGCTGCGCGAGGTTTCGGACGCAGACGCCCACGGCTGGATCGGGCGGGCGCACGAGATCTGGCTCTCCCTGGGCCGGGCCGAGCCGGACACCCCCTACGTGCCCCGGCCGCTCCCCGCCACAGTGACGGCCACCAGGAGGCACTTCCCGGGGGCCGGCGGCGTCCTTCTCGCGCAGCTCCACGCCCACCCGCGCCGCTACGACGAGATCCTGAGCTACCACCTCCCCCACCTGCTCGCCGCGTTCGGGGAGGAGCCGCCGACCTGGTGGTTCACCCGTCACCGGGAGATGGCCCGGCCGGACGCCGACCAGCACCTCGACCTCACGCTGCACCTGCCACCGGACACACACGGGGCCAGCTCACAGTACGTCCGCGCCTGGGCGGACAACCTGCACAGGATGGGTCTGGCGTCCGGGCTCGTCCTGGGCCCGTACCAGCCGCAGACAGGGCGCTTCGGCCACGGGCCGGTCATGGACGCCGCGCACCAGGTGTTCGCCGCGGACTCTGCCGCCGCCCTTGCGCAGATCCAGCTCACCGAGCGCCCCGACGCCTTCGCCCCGCAGGCCCTCGCCGCCGCCAGCGCCCTGCGCCTCGTCACACCCCTGGCACCGGACGCTGCGGCGGCCGAAGAGTGGCTGGTGCGCAGCCTCCCCCAGGGCACCGGACGGTTAAGCCGGACCCTGCGCAGCCAGGTACTCGAACTCGCCGCGCCGAACGGCACCTCCGCGCTCGCGGCCCTCCCCGGCGGCCCACAGGTCACCGAAGCGTGGCGTGCCCGCGCGACTGCCGTGGACACCTACCGGACGGCCTTGGCCGGTGAGCGTGATCCGCTCGATGTCGCCCGGTCGCTGCTGCACCAGCACCACGTCCGGGCTCTGGGCGTCGATCCGCGCACCGAGGAGACCACGATCCGGCTCGTGCGAACGGCGGCCCTCCAGCACCGGATGGCAGCCCGATGA
- the fxlM gene encoding methyltransferase, FxLD system gives MTNTTVEPDEATRLRNKVVDELCADGNISSPEVEAVMRKVPRHAFIPDTPLDRAYETYAAVITKTDEHGVQLSSVSAPQIQAMMLEQAQVESGMRVLEVGSGGLNAAYLAELVGPSGEVITVDIDSSVTDRASRLLEENGYDKVRVVTADAAEPLPIGEVDVVMVTAGAWDIAPAWIAQLEQGGRLVVPLRMCGLTRSIAFTQVTGERGPYLESESARICGFVPMQGSTAHREELLLVNGTPEIGLKFDDGLPADPHRLDNAVTFPRHERWTGVIIGLSELIDTLQMAMAIGLPGFCTMAVDDDLDTGLVAPVNKRFSLAAVDDDTFAYLVTRRTEDNKHIEYGVHALGPNAKQLAGKVADMLRDWEANRRGGPSPVIRVYPADTPDDQIPADRIIDKVHSRISLSWPPA, from the coding sequence ATGACGAACACGACCGTCGAGCCCGACGAGGCGACCCGCCTGCGGAACAAGGTGGTGGACGAGCTGTGCGCGGACGGCAACATCTCCTCCCCGGAGGTCGAAGCCGTGATGCGCAAGGTGCCCCGCCACGCGTTCATCCCCGACACCCCGCTCGACAGGGCGTACGAGACGTACGCCGCGGTGATCACCAAGACCGACGAACACGGGGTGCAGCTCAGCTCCGTTTCCGCCCCGCAGATCCAGGCCATGATGCTGGAGCAGGCCCAGGTGGAGTCCGGGATGCGGGTGCTGGAGGTCGGCTCGGGCGGACTGAACGCGGCCTATCTCGCCGAACTCGTCGGCCCGTCCGGCGAAGTCATCACCGTGGACATCGACTCCTCCGTCACCGACCGCGCGTCCCGTCTCCTGGAGGAGAACGGCTACGACAAGGTCCGCGTCGTCACCGCCGACGCGGCCGAACCCCTCCCCATCGGGGAGGTCGATGTCGTCATGGTGACCGCCGGGGCCTGGGACATCGCCCCGGCGTGGATCGCGCAGCTCGAGCAGGGCGGCCGTCTCGTGGTGCCGCTGCGGATGTGCGGCCTGACCCGTTCGATCGCCTTCACCCAGGTCACGGGCGAGCGCGGCCCTTACCTGGAGAGCGAGTCGGCACGGATCTGCGGCTTCGTCCCGATGCAGGGCTCCACCGCCCACCGCGAAGAACTCCTCCTGGTCAACGGAACCCCGGAGATCGGGCTGAAGTTCGATGACGGTCTGCCGGCCGATCCGCACCGGCTGGACAACGCGGTCACGTTCCCGCGCCACGAGCGGTGGACCGGCGTCATCATCGGCCTCTCCGAACTCATCGACACCCTCCAGATGGCCATGGCGATCGGCCTGCCCGGCTTCTGCACCATGGCGGTCGATGACGACCTGGACACGGGTCTGGTCGCACCCGTGAACAAGCGGTTCTCCCTCGCCGCCGTCGACGACGACACCTTCGCCTACCTCGTCACCCGCCGCACTGAGGACAACAAGCACATCGAGTACGGCGTGCACGCCCTCGGCCCGAACGCGAAGCAGCTCGCCGGCAAGGTCGCCGACATGCTGCGCGACTGGGAGGCCAACCGGCGCGGCGGCCCCAGCCCGGTCATCCGGGTCTATCCGGCCGACACCCCCGATGACCAGATCCCGGCCGACCGGATCATCGACAAGGTGCACAGCCGGATCTCGCTCTCCTGGCCTCCGGCGTAA
- a CDS encoding GNAT family N-acetyltransferase yields the protein MTRVIDLRHYAQENLPEGFRQMLIDVHADAYADAMDDEFNQRFPWFVDHWSGMNGFTCVVAFDGDEPTGFAYGAPLQPGREWWRSTAFEPINGYTATYAVSEVMVRPRWRKQGISERLHEALLKERSEDLAVLLVDVAHPKVQDLYETWGYEKVGEQQPFADSPVYAVMVKRLHP from the coding sequence GTGACCAGGGTGATCGACCTGCGGCACTACGCCCAGGAGAACCTCCCCGAGGGCTTCAGGCAGATGCTGATCGATGTGCACGCCGACGCCTACGCCGATGCGATGGACGACGAGTTCAACCAGCGGTTTCCGTGGTTCGTCGATCACTGGTCAGGGATGAATGGCTTCACCTGCGTCGTCGCCTTCGACGGCGACGAGCCGACCGGCTTCGCGTACGGCGCCCCCCTCCAGCCCGGCCGTGAGTGGTGGCGTTCCACCGCATTCGAGCCGATCAACGGGTACACCGCGACCTACGCCGTCTCCGAGGTCATGGTGCGCCCTCGGTGGCGGAAGCAGGGGATCTCGGAGCGGCTCCACGAAGCCCTGCTGAAGGAGCGCAGTGAAGATCTCGCGGTGCTCCTGGTCGATGTGGCGCACCCGAAGGTGCAGGACCTGTACGAGACGTGGGGCTACGAGAAGGTGGGCGAGCAGCAGCCCTTCGCCGACTCCCCGGTGTACGCGGTCATGGTGAAGAGATTGCACCCCTAA
- a CDS encoding ATP-binding protein, translating into MTVAKPNAIGAPGYTTELPCVRESVSRARALVSNVLAAWGMDDDVADCGKIIVTELLANAVEHTDTPVSKILIERPSNGAVRIGVSDRSHGAPHLKTADPNAESGRGLSLVATMSSRWGYDTHPWGKVTWAVVEASVGKEQ; encoded by the coding sequence ATGACCGTCGCTAAACCGAATGCGATCGGCGCCCCGGGTTACACCACGGAGCTGCCCTGCGTCCGCGAGTCCGTGAGCCGCGCCCGCGCTCTCGTCTCCAATGTACTGGCGGCCTGGGGCATGGACGACGACGTGGCCGACTGCGGAAAGATCATCGTCACCGAACTGCTGGCCAACGCCGTCGAGCACACCGATACCCCGGTGTCGAAGATCCTCATCGAGCGTCCGAGTAACGGTGCCGTCCGCATCGGAGTCTCCGACCGCTCGCACGGCGCGCCCCACCTGAAGACGGCCGACCCGAACGCTGAGAGCGGCCGGGGTCTGAGTCTGGTCGCGACGATGAGTTCGCGGTGGGGCTACGACACACACCCGTGGGGCAAGGTCACCTGGGCTGTGGTCGAGGCTTCGGTGGGGAAAGAGCAGTGA